Proteins encoded by one window of Bactrocera oleae isolate idBacOlea1 chromosome 4, idBacOlea1, whole genome shotgun sequence:
- the LOC106627470 gene encoding uncharacterized protein has translation MLNVLQNRRNVRILFIWNEEYTDASSEKLIQLQKQQQLLFKYCADMRLLNVIAIYRDYLKDGHFYTFSYFPEFHLERKTLDEACFPNRIKDLKGIALRTLSDQLEPWSIMWRDRNANIQISGFFTKILREFAKRNNATLSYPLPVEMGVFVELGIWVALLQNDTIDIVTGIAIAGYSNNSFDVSAAVLAVDWTIMLPLPSRIPDSEIFVFLLNSVLGLLILSLLFIFSSVFTFESLILERRTSTESFLFFLWTLTNVVLRGIIGQPSYVRVELSVRLLKRFLYIFLFLSGIFMSTFISASLQSYLTSSLRYPRINDFEELYHSGVKIKISKYEYNMLPLYFDVQNLKELEIILEVVPSFDEIQRQRIILDPRYAFTILSPMWSVMIKYQSHLRQPLFYVNEEIYMSKAIPMAIPMQKNSIFREALNNMINEIQSVGLLDLWTSQAYDDMVAAKKLNITNPANDVRSEILELSSFYWLWWLYGVGVSLSILMFFAELWCYDRAVKKNLAKQKSAERIIINRRDIS, from the coding sequence ATGCTCAATGTCCTTCAAAATAGGCGAAATGTTCGAATACTTTTCATTTGGAATGAGGAGTATACCGACGCATCGAGTGAGAAGCTTATACAGTTGCAGAAACAGCAACAGCTGCTCTTCAAATATTGCGCTGATATGCGTCTGCTCAATGTAATTGCCATATACCGGGACTACTTGAAAGATGGACATTTCTACACATTCAGCTATTTTCCAGAGTTTCATCTTGAACGGAAAACATTGGATGAGGCTTGCTTCCCAAACCGCATAAAGGACTTAAAAGGCATTGCTTTACGAACTCTGTCTGATCAGTTGGAGCCTTGGAGTATTATGTGGCGCGATCGTAATGCCAACATACAGATTAGTGgcttttttactaaaattttgcgAGAGTTTGCTAAACGGAATAACGCCACACTTTCCTATCCATTGCCGGTGGAAATGGGTGTCTTTGTAGAATTAGGAATTTGGGTAGCTCTCTTACAAAATGATACGATCGACATAGTTACTGGAATCGCGATTGCGGGCTATTCAAACAACTCTTTTGACGTAAGCGCAGCTGTACTGGCAGTGGATTGGACAATTATGCTACCTCTACCTTCACGAATACCCGATAGTGAAATCTTTGTGTTTCTTCTCAATTCAGTGCTGGGCCTATTAATACTCAGTCTACTCTTTATATTCTCTTCCGTATTCACCTTTGAGAGTTTGATTTTGGAACGCCGAACGTCGACCGAAAGTTTTCTCTTTTTCCTTTGGACACTCACCAACGTAGTACTTCGAGGAATAATTGGTCAACCGTCGTACGTTCGAGTTGAACTTTCAGTAAGATTATTGAAACgcttcttatatatatttctttttttaagtgGAATTTTTATGAGTACATTTATATCTGCAAGTCTTCAATCATATCTGACTAGCAGTCTCCGCTATCCGCGTATAAACGATTTCGAAGAGCTGTACCACTCgggagtaaaaataaaaattagcaaaTATGAGTATAACATGCTTCCCTTATATTTCGACGTACAAAATCTTAAAGAGTTAGAAATAATACTGGAAGTTGTGCCCTCATTTGACGAAATTCAACGACAGCGTATAATACTGGATCCACGGTATGCTTTCACAATACTCAGTCCAATGTGGTCTGTCATGATCAAGTATCAGTCTCATTTGCGGCAACCACTTTTTTATGTGaatgaagaaatatatatgagtAAGGCTATTCCGATGGCGATACCAATGCAGAAGAATTCAATTTTCCGCGAAGCGCTCAATAATATGATCAATGAAATCCAAAGCGTGGGATTGTTGGACTTATGGACTTCCCAAGCGTACGACGATATGGTGGCGGCAAAAAAACTGAACATCACTAATCCAGCAAACGATGTGAGAAGTGAAATATTGGAGTTGAGTAGCTTCTACTGGTTGTGGTGGTTATATGGCGTTGGTGTGAGTCTGTCAATTCTGATGTTCTTTGCTGAACTTTGGTGTTATGACAGAGCGGTAAAGAAGAATTTGGCTAAACAGAAAAGTGCAGAGCGAATAATCATCAACCGACGTGACATCTCATAA
- the LOC106627390 gene encoding uncharacterized protein — translation MWCTCKILWILAALFHASNAHPIIEEDENVNFANFSKLIEKIRLERGIETVVVFEAFHGQQSCLGDDTLRSLQRTNITVILLSTTTSCQLQGADINSELLVARCVTEPIQPHLLDMMVRCLGVMRDVRVLFVWNANYVQASPGRRNELRQQTRKLFVYCASTKMLNVISVYNDFESDGHYYTYSYFPSFHLERKKLEDSCFPNRLKNMQGAALRTLPDQNEPRSIVWRDRWGHLQIGGYMAKVIETFACHHNATISYPKLLVPDVTYEYDVVFSMLQNETIDFLMGLIAIGWRLNASQLSTPVISMFWAAMLPLPPTRPIRDIYVFIFKSVIGIILLLLLLSFSCLLTCESIRWRHHRRTCRNTFGLFLFTLTNTTLRSMLGQPTHIHMPPAFTKRFICILLFLAGIYVSTTSTSYLQTYLTSSPKLPRVNTFDELFDVPIRIKISLTEYNALIDFVGLRFLQKYESVFLITTSTNDYYYQRKTLNTNFGYSVPQSLWKTFVEFQRKYNVNLFYISDNMVLAKNIPMGIPMSPHSIYRGKLNVLIENLKSAGLVQYWENLAYGDMVAAGKLNVTISMPSNLEHSLTLGDLYWIWWLYGVGMSLAFGIFLVEQGVGKKRYRLSLSKVHNRFPSQ, via the coding sequence ATGTGGTGCACCTGCAAAATACTGTGGATACTTGCGGCTCTCTTTCATGCATCCAACGCACATCCAATAATAGAAGAAGATGAAAATGTGAACTTCGCTAATTTCTCTAAGCTCATTGAGAAAATTCGCTTGGAGCGTGGAATCGAAACGGTGGTAGTATTTGAGGCCTTTCACGGTCAGCAATCCTGTTTGGGTGATGACACACTGCGCTCACTTCAGCGGACAAATATTACCGTTATACTGCTGAGTACCACAACCAGTTGCCAGCTGCAAGGTGCCGATATCAACAGCGAATTGCTGGTTGCGCGTTGCGTCACTGAGCCGATCCAACCACATCTGTTGGATATGATGGTCAGATGTCTCGGAGTAATGCGCGATGTGCGCGTTCTCTTCGTATGGAACGCCAATTACGTACAAGCCTCGCCGGGAAGGCGCAACGAGCTGAGGCAGCAAACGCGGAAACTTTTCGTGTATTGCGCAAGCACGAAGATGCTAAATGTTATAAGCGTGTACAATGATTTCGAATCCGATGGCCACTACTACACCTACAGCTACTTTCCGAGTTTTCATTTAGAACGCAAAAAGCTAGAGGACTCCTGCTTTCCCAATCGTTTAAAGAATATGCAAGGCGCCGCATTACGCACGCTTCCCGACCAAAATGAGCCGAGGTCAATTGTGTGGCGCGATCGTTGGGGTCATCTTCAAATAGGTGGCTATATGGCTAAAGTAATTGAGACCTTTGCTTGTCACCATAATGCAACAATCAGTTACCCCAAATTGCTCGTGCCGGACGTCACCTATGAGTACGATGTGGTATTCAGTATGTTGCAAAACGAAACGATCGATTTTTTGATGGGGTTGATCGCAATTGGTTGGAGGTTGAATGCGTCTCAACTATCAACGCCGGTTATTTCTATGTTTTGGGCAGCGATGTTACCGCTTCCACCGACACGCCCAATAAGGGACATCTATGTGTTCATATTTAAATCGGTTATCGGCATTATtctattgcttttgttgctgaGTTTCTCTTGTCTGCTTACTTGCGAGAGCATACGTTGGCGCCACCATCGTCGTACATGCAGAAACACGTTTGGACTCTTTCTCTTCACTCTTACAAATACCACATTGCGCAGCATGCTAGGTcaacccacacacatacacatgccaCCCGCATTCACGAAGCGCTTCATCTGTATTTTACTATTTCTGGCCGGTATTTATGTAAGCACCACCAGCACCAGCTATTTGCAAACATATCTCACAAGCAGCCCCAAACTTCCGCGGGTCAACACATTTGACGAGTTGTTTGATGTGCCGATACGCATTAAAATTTCCTTAACCGAATACAATGCCCTGATAGATTTTGTTGGTCTCCGATTTTTACAGAAGTACGAGAGTGTATTCCTGATCACAACATCCACAAATGATTACTATTATCAGCGTAAAACTCTGAACACCAATTTTGGATATTCCGTTCCCCAATCGTTGTGGAAGACGTTCGTGGAGtttcaaagaaaatataatgtAAACTTGTTTTACATTAGCGATAATATGGTTTTGGCTAAAAACATACCAATGGGCATACCCATGAGCCCACATTCCATATATCGAGGAAAACTAAATGTGCtgatcgaaaatttaaaaagtgccGGCCTCGTGCAGTATTGGGAAAACCTGGCTTATGGTGATATGGTGGCAGCGGGAAAGCTCAATGTAACGATTTCGATGCCTTCTAATCTGGAGCATAGTTTAACCTTGGGGGATCTATATTGGATATGGTGGTTGTATGGTGTAGGAATGAGTTTGGCGTTTGGGATTTTTCTCGTGGAGCAGGGCGTTGGAAAAAAACGATATCGTTTGTCTTTATCGAAAGTTCACAATAGGTTCCCATCACAATAA